The following are encoded together in the Candidatus Woesebacteria bacterium genome:
- a CDS encoding transglycosylase family protein — MWRKILSVDGQLIATGIVVLVFAVINPGLGIKESKTSFDIEPSYLSHDLVDVAVKQDDKKVAPVIVQITPLPTLISKPTTSFVASITFDVARNKEIKDIEPTPKPTETPQHFVDATDTPNAITDLIDKYAVDYNVSSTKMKTIAKCESGFRSDAASATGTYVGLYQFHPSTWISNRNAMGLDPDPSLRSNAEEAIKTAAYKMARDGYGAWPVCGKV, encoded by the coding sequence ATGTGGCGTAAAATACTTAGTGTTGACGGCCAGTTAATAGCTACGGGAATAGTGGTTTTAGTTTTTGCTGTTATAAATCCCGGGCTTGGAATTAAAGAGAGCAAGACGAGTTTTGATATTGAACCAAGTTACTTATCGCACGATTTGGTAGATGTGGCGGTAAAACAGGATGATAAAAAAGTCGCACCCGTGATTGTACAAATAACTCCATTACCAACCCTGATATCAAAACCCACCACTTCATTTGTTGCAAGTATAACTTTCGATGTGGCAAGAAATAAGGAAATAAAAGATATTGAACCAACACCGAAACCAACCGAAACCCCACAGCACTTTGTTGATGCTACCGATACCCCGAATGCCATAACTGATTTAATTGATAAATACGCTGTTGACTATAACGTAAGTTCGACAAAGATGAAAACGATAGCCAAATGTGAAAGTGGCTTTAGATCAGACGCCGCAAGTGCGACGGGGACGTATGTCGGATTGTATCAGTTTCATCCATCAACCTGGATTTCCAATAGAAATGCCATGGGCTTGGACCCGGATCCTTCTTTAAGGAGTAACGCTGAAGAGGCAATTAAAACAGCTGCATATAAAATGGCGCGTGATGGATATGGTGCCTGGCCAGTTTGTGGAAAAGTGTAA
- the pepT gene encoding tripeptide aminopeptidase PepT, producing MRKESREFKDYKYNVLSYFEKLASFPTQADPNGLTKLAQKRFAKCATYIATSLKEIGLRDVVLTKEGYVYATIPSNVKNTSPVVALMAHYDTALENPGNGTKILIHKNYQGGDIKLPKGNIVIAEKDLKGKIGHDIVTGLGDNQLGADDKTGVAAILDLARFLIQQPTIKHGTVRLIFNNNEEVGRGTEYLDYKKLGADFAYCVDAGEVGLLFEENFNAEAVTISLTGETVHPGFAKGKMTNALLVAQEFINILNNNFLSPERSNKREPYLGLNNISGTWTKVDIHYLLRAFDSQDIDKMKTGISEAKQKILKKYKKVQIEEKWDEVHVYKNAGEVMRKFPLVNNMAVKAYKSVGVKPKKDLVRGGFDGVRMSFDGLPTSNVFSAAINMHGLNEWTTRQDLELTVQMLIKLCTLWSKVKK from the coding sequence ATGCGAAAAGAAAGCCGTGAATTTAAAGATTATAAGTATAATGTTCTAAGTTACTTTGAAAAATTAGCCAGTTTTCCAACACAAGCTGACCCCAACGGACTTACGAAACTTGCTCAGAAAAGATTTGCAAAGTGTGCTACCTATATTGCCACTTCATTGAAAGAAATCGGTTTACGGGATGTAGTTCTAACCAAAGAGGGATATGTTTATGCAACCATTCCTTCAAACGTAAAAAACACTTCTCCCGTTGTTGCGCTGATGGCGCATTACGACACCGCACTTGAGAATCCGGGAAACGGAACGAAGATTTTGATACATAAAAACTACCAGGGTGGTGATATTAAACTACCCAAAGGAAATATTGTTATTGCCGAGAAAGACTTAAAAGGAAAAATCGGTCACGACATTGTTACGGGATTGGGAGACAATCAATTGGGGGCAGATGACAAAACGGGTGTAGCCGCGATACTCGATTTGGCACGCTTTTTGATACAACAACCAACTATCAAGCACGGCACGGTAAGGCTAATTTTTAATAACAACGAGGAAGTCGGCCGTGGTACCGAGTATTTAGATTACAAAAAACTGGGGGCCGATTTTGCGTATTGTGTCGACGCGGGAGAGGTGGGTTTACTTTTTGAAGAGAACTTCAATGCTGAGGCGGTAACTATTTCACTTACCGGAGAAACAGTTCACCCGGGATTTGCCAAAGGAAAAATGACCAACGCATTGCTGGTGGCTCAGGAATTTATAAATATTTTAAACAATAATTTTTTGTCACCCGAGAGGTCAAACAAAAGAGAGCCGTATTTGGGTTTAAATAATATTAGTGGTACATGGACAAAAGTGGATATCCATTATTTACTTCGTGCCTTTGACTCACAAGATATTGATAAAATGAAAACAGGCATAAGTGAGGCAAAACAAAAAATTCTTAAAAAATATAAAAAAGTTCAAATCGAGGAAAAGTGGGATGAAGTTCACGTTTACAAAAATGCAGGAGAAGTCATGAGAAAATTCCCGCTAGTCAATAACATGGCAGTAAAGGCTTATAAAAGTGTCGGTGTGAAACCGAAAAAAGATTTGGTTCGTGGGGGATTTGACGGAGTTCGCATGAGTTTTGATGGTTTACCAACAAGTAATGTATTTAGTGCGGCTATTAATATGCATGGACTTAATGAATGGACGACAAGACAAGATCTGGAATTGACGGTACAGATGTTAATTAAACTATGTACTTTATGGAGTAAGGTAAAAAAATG